In the genome of Nocardia sp. NBC_00416, one region contains:
- a CDS encoding ABC transporter substrate-binding protein, with product MRKRVPALLFALLAAVSLMSACGTSSEPRTTEDGRTVIRYQGWASQVTYPELAADLGYFDKVALEWVGNTTSGPQDIQSAATGATDIGGAFNGAVVKLAAAGSPVTSLISYYGSDQENFTGYYVKEDSPIRSARDLIGKKFGVNTLGAHHEFVAREWLARQGLSNDEIAQVELTVVPPVNAETALRQGQIDAVALFDVWRDEAVARGGIRPLFTDGALFGAFSYGTYIVRDDFLARNRDAVADLTQGTARAIRWAQTTPRDQVIAKFKDIIARRGREGESPAKADYWKSTGVAGPGGVVREQEIQLWVDWLVRNGDVEGGKLSAQDIYTNEFNPYANGTYPENAGPDGKVAG from the coding sequence ATGCGTAAACGTGTGCCGGCTCTACTCTTCGCGCTGCTCGCGGCGGTCTCCCTGATGTCGGCATGCGGCACCTCGTCGGAACCCCGGACCACCGAGGACGGCAGGACGGTCATTCGGTATCAGGGCTGGGCCAGCCAGGTGACCTACCCCGAACTCGCGGCCGATCTGGGCTATTTCGACAAGGTCGCGCTGGAATGGGTCGGCAACACGACCAGCGGCCCGCAGGACATCCAGTCCGCGGCCACCGGCGCCACCGATATCGGTGGGGCGTTCAACGGGGCGGTGGTCAAACTCGCCGCCGCCGGCTCCCCGGTCACCTCCCTGATCAGCTACTACGGCTCGGATCAGGAGAATTTCACCGGGTACTACGTGAAAGAGGACAGTCCGATCCGCAGTGCGCGGGATCTGATCGGCAAGAAATTCGGGGTGAACACGCTGGGCGCACACCACGAATTCGTGGCGCGGGAATGGCTCGCGCGGCAGGGGCTGTCCAACGACGAGATCGCCCAGGTGGAATTGACCGTGGTACCGCCGGTGAACGCGGAAACGGCGTTGCGGCAGGGCCAGATCGACGCTGTCGCCCTCTTCGACGTCTGGCGCGACGAGGCGGTGGCCCGCGGCGGGATCCGGCCGCTGTTCACCGACGGCGCGCTCTTCGGCGCCTTCAGCTACGGCACCTACATCGTCCGGGACGATTTCCTCGCCCGTAACCGCGACGCCGTCGCCGATCTGACCCAGGGCACCGCGCGGGCCATCCGCTGGGCGCAGACCACTCCACGTGACCAGGTGATCGCGAAGTTCAAGGACATCATCGCCCGGCGCGGACGCGAGGGGGAGAGCCCGGCCAAGGCCGACTACTGGAAGAGCACCGGTGTCGCCGGGCCCGGCGGGGTGGTGCGCGAGCAGGAGATCCAGCTGTGGGTCGACTGGCTGGTCCGCAACGGTGACGTGGAGGGCGGGAAGCTGTCCGCGCAGGACATCTACACCAACGAGTTCAACCCGTACGCCAACGGCACCTACCCGGAGAACGCGGGACCGGACGGAAAGGTGGCGGGGTAG
- a CDS encoding ferredoxin family protein, protein MIELVSAQRCIACDKCIAVCPTNVFDRGADGIPVISRHSDCQTCFQCEANCPADALFVSPRTTPEPESSAAGDQDELVRRGLLGSYRAQIGWGKGRKPGTLEAVGPALQPNGTPLTS, encoded by the coding sequence GTGATCGAACTCGTCTCGGCGCAGCGCTGCATCGCCTGCGACAAATGCATCGCCGTCTGCCCGACCAATGTTTTCGACCGGGGCGCCGACGGTATACCCGTGATCAGCCGGCACAGCGACTGCCAGACCTGTTTCCAGTGCGAGGCGAACTGCCCGGCCGACGCCCTCTTCGTGTCGCCGCGGACGACCCCCGAGCCCGAGTCCTCGGCCGCCGGGGATCAGGACGAACTGGTCCGTCGCGGCCTGCTCGGCAGCTATCGGGCGCAGATCGGCTGGGGTAAGGGGCGCAAACCCGGCACCCTGGAGGCAGTCGGACCCGCACTCCAGCCGAACGGGACACCGCTCACCAGCTGA
- a CDS encoding nuclear transport factor 2 family protein has protein sequence MHPFRKAVENRDIAAVEALLADDVVFTSPVAFRPYPGKPLTAAILRGVLRVFEDFRYIREIADPNGRDHALVFEATVAGKRLTGCDFLHFDEDGKIDDLMVMVRPLSAATALAEAMGAQFERIQSEAIAASAE, from the coding sequence ATGCATCCGTTCCGCAAGGCCGTAGAGAACCGTGACATCGCCGCCGTGGAGGCACTGCTGGCCGATGACGTGGTGTTCACCAGTCCGGTCGCTTTCCGGCCCTACCCGGGTAAACCGCTCACCGCGGCGATCCTGCGCGGGGTGCTGCGGGTGTTCGAGGACTTCCGCTACATCCGGGAGATCGCCGACCCCAACGGTCGCGATCACGCCCTGGTGTTCGAGGCGACGGTCGCCGGCAAACGTCTCACCGGCTGCGATTTCCTGCATTTCGACGAGGACGGCAAGATCGACGACTTGATGGTGATGGTGCGCCCGCTGTCGGCCGCCACCGCACTGGCCGAGGCGATGGGCGCGCAATTCGAGCGCATCCAGAGCGAGGCGATCGCCGCGAGCGCGGAGTAG
- a CDS encoding MFS transporter, protein MTSTWTTLRPLLPTVFFPSAVFGIGQGAGSPVIALTARDLGASVGVAGVIVALVGLGAVLGDLPAGRVVARFGERRSIIAGSVIGTCGVLLSLLAWTPAVLAVGALLTGVSNAVWGLARQSYLAEVVPPEMRARAMATFALMWRLGFLIGPFAGALMILGLGTRGGFAVQLAGVVVSGYLMSRVADPPRAHDAPVGGVSLGTILRRHHRLLTTLGVGSLLMGAARASREAALPLWADHIGLDAASASLVFGIGAAFDLLCSYPAGQLMDRYGRRFIAVPSLIIIAVSYFLLPLSHDMWSIGAVAVVMGIGNGFGNGVIMTLGADIAPAATRAEFLAAWRLTHDFGMFLGPLAAGAAATVVALGVAVATLGVVSAAGAGVMFRYIPRFVPAPRAKASDLVSR, encoded by the coding sequence ATGACCTCCACCTGGACAACGCTACGACCCCTGCTACCCACCGTCTTCTTTCCGTCCGCGGTGTTCGGGATCGGGCAGGGCGCCGGTTCGCCGGTGATCGCCCTGACCGCCCGCGACCTCGGCGCCTCCGTGGGTGTGGCCGGGGTGATCGTCGCTCTCGTCGGACTCGGCGCGGTACTGGGCGACCTCCCGGCAGGCCGGGTGGTCGCCCGGTTCGGTGAGCGCCGGTCGATCATCGCCGGATCGGTGATCGGGACCTGCGGCGTGCTGCTCTCGCTGCTGGCCTGGACACCGGCGGTACTGGCGGTGGGGGCGCTGCTGACGGGAGTGTCGAATGCGGTGTGGGGACTGGCCCGGCAGAGCTATCTCGCCGAGGTGGTGCCGCCCGAGATGCGGGCCCGCGCCATGGCGACCTTCGCGCTGATGTGGCGGCTGGGCTTCCTGATCGGGCCGTTCGCGGGCGCGCTGATGATTCTCGGCCTGGGGACCCGCGGCGGGTTCGCCGTGCAGCTCGCCGGTGTCGTCGTCTCCGGGTATCTGATGTCGCGGGTGGCCGATCCGCCCCGGGCGCACGACGCGCCGGTGGGCGGAGTTTCGCTGGGTACGATACTGCGCCGCCATCACCGGCTGCTGACGACGCTGGGGGTCGGCTCGCTGTTGATGGGCGCGGCCCGTGCCTCGCGCGAGGCGGCGCTGCCGCTGTGGGCCGACCACATCGGGCTCGATGCCGCGTCGGCTTCCCTGGTGTTCGGCATCGGCGCCGCATTCGATCTGCTGTGTTCATATCCGGCCGGGCAGCTGATGGACCGTTACGGTCGCCGGTTCATCGCGGTCCCGTCGCTGATCATCATCGCGGTGTCGTACTTCCTGCTCCCGCTGTCCCACGATATGTGGTCGATCGGCGCGGTGGCGGTGGTCATGGGTATCGGCAACGGTTTCGGCAACGGCGTGATCATGACTCTGGGGGCCGATATCGCGCCGGCGGCGACGCGCGCGGAGTTCCTGGCCGCCTGGCGGCTGACCCACGATTTCGGCATGTTCCTCGGGCCGTTGGCCGCCGGGGCCGCCGCCACCGTCGTCGCGCTCGGTGTCGCGGTCGCGACGCTGGGCGTGGTTTCCGCGGCCGGGGCGGGGGTCATGTTCCGCTACATTCCGAGATTCGTTCCGGCACCGCGTGCGAAGGCGTCCGATCTGGTCTCCCGCTAG
- a CDS encoding FAD-binding protein translates to MTDVYELSTDVLVIGGGPAATWAALRAARDGADVVLADKGYCGTSGATASAGTGVWYVPPDPIEREAAIASRASLGGYLADRRWSTRVLDETFARLNELAEEARYPFPVGPDGRQLRNGLQGPEYMRRMRIRARRAGVRILDHSPVTELLVDTAGAVAGAAGYRRQAGEDYRVRAGAVVLATGGCAFQSKALGCDVNTGDGALFAVEAGAELSGMEFSNAYGIAPEGTSVTKTAFYHFATFYRADGTVLEGAGGRNRSPIAAELLCGKVFCRLDRADEPARAAMRRAQPNFFLTFDRLGIDPFTDKFSVTLIAEGTVRGTGGIRLVADDCATGVAGLYAAGDAATRELICGGFTGGGSHNAAWAISSGTWAGGGAAGYALSLGAGAARRRVSGIGEAGARPEGPRITGDARAVVSAVQREVLPYDKNYLRRGSVLADSLSTLDEIWSDVRDSLGGDGAERVRTRQAAAMTAHARWMYHAALARTETRGMAKRLDFPDQDPDQQYRLITGGVDQVRVRPDHAAVPAGAAS, encoded by the coding sequence ATGACCGATGTGTACGAGCTGAGCACCGATGTTCTCGTGATCGGCGGCGGTCCCGCCGCGACCTGGGCCGCCCTGCGGGCCGCACGGGACGGCGCGGATGTGGTGCTGGCCGACAAGGGTTACTGCGGAACCAGCGGCGCCACCGCCTCGGCCGGGACCGGGGTCTGGTACGTCCCGCCGGACCCGATCGAGCGCGAGGCCGCGATCGCGAGCCGCGCGAGCCTGGGCGGCTATCTGGCGGATCGACGCTGGTCGACGCGCGTCCTGGACGAAACCTTCGCGCGGCTGAACGAACTCGCCGAAGAAGCCCGCTACCCGTTTCCGGTGGGACCGGACGGCCGGCAGCTGCGCAACGGCTTGCAGGGCCCGGAATACATGCGGCGGATGCGGATCCGCGCGCGCCGTGCCGGTGTGCGGATCCTGGACCACAGCCCGGTCACCGAATTGCTGGTCGATACGGCGGGCGCTGTCGCGGGGGCTGCCGGGTATCGGCGTCAGGCCGGGGAGGACTACCGGGTCCGGGCCGGGGCGGTGGTATTGGCCACCGGGGGTTGCGCATTCCAGTCGAAGGCACTGGGCTGCGATGTGAACACCGGCGACGGCGCGCTTTTCGCCGTGGAGGCCGGCGCGGAGTTGTCCGGGATGGAATTCTCGAACGCCTACGGCATCGCACCCGAGGGGACGTCGGTGACGAAAACAGCGTTCTACCATTTCGCCACCTTCTATCGCGCGGACGGCACCGTACTGGAGGGGGCCGGCGGCCGCAACCGCTCCCCGATCGCCGCGGAACTGCTGTGCGGCAAGGTGTTCTGCCGCCTCGACCGAGCCGATGAGCCTGCCCGCGCGGCGATGCGCCGGGCTCAGCCGAATTTCTTCCTGACCTTCGACCGCCTGGGCATCGATCCGTTCACCGATAAATTCTCGGTCACGCTGATCGCCGAGGGCACAGTGCGCGGTACCGGCGGCATCCGCCTTGTCGCCGACGATTGCGCGACCGGTGTCGCGGGCCTCTACGCCGCTGGTGACGCCGCCACCCGCGAGCTGATCTGCGGCGGGTTCACCGGCGGCGGCAGTCACAATGCCGCGTGGGCGATCTCGTCGGGGACCTGGGCGGGCGGCGGCGCGGCGGGGTATGCGCTGTCCCTGGGCGCGGGTGCTGCCAGGCGACGGGTCAGCGGAATCGGGGAGGCGGGCGCCCGGCCGGAAGGTCCGCGGATCACCGGCGACGCGCGCGCGGTGGTGTCCGCTGTCCAGCGTGAGGTCCTCCCCTACGACAAGAATTATCTGCGACGCGGCAGTGTGCTCGCCGATTCGCTGTCGACATTGGACGAGATCTGGTCGGATGTACGTGATTCGCTCGGCGGCGACGGCGCCGAACGGGTGCGCACCCGGCAGGCCGCGGCGATGACCGCGCACGCCCGCTGGATGTACCACGCGGCCCTGGCCCGCACCGAAACCCGCGGAATGGCGAAGCGGCTCGATTTCCCCGATCAGGACCCCGATCAGCAGTATCGCCTGATCACCGGCGGCGTGGACCAGGTCCGGGTCCGCCCGGACCACGCGGCCGTCCCGGCGGGAGCGGCGTCGTGA